Proteins co-encoded in one Equus caballus isolate H_3958 breed thoroughbred chromosome 31, TB-T2T, whole genome shotgun sequence genomic window:
- the RNASET2 gene encoding ribonuclease T2, which translates to MRPRAPRGVLPGALGLALCCLCGALGPWRSGDHGWKKLIMVHHWPTTVCKEIENACSDPPDYWTIHGLWPDKSEECNRSWHFNLEEIKDLLPDMKIYWPDVTHPPNHSHFWKHEWEKHGTCAAQLDVLNSQKKYFGKSLDLYKELSLNSMLQKLGIKPSINYYQISDIKDALASVYGVIPKVQCLPPRQGEEVQTIGQIELCLTKDLQLRNCTEHGEPRSRRWGDAWPARATAEGPGLEVCEDGPAFYPPPKETNH; encoded by the exons ATGAGGCCTCGGGCACCGCGGGGCGTCCTCCCGGGCGCGCTCGGCCTGGCGCTCTGCTGCCTGTGCGGCGCGCTGGgaccctggaggag TGGCGACCACGGATGGAAAAAACTCATTATGGTTCACCACTGGCCTACAACAGTGTGCAAG GAAATTGAAAATGCCTGCAGTGACCCTCCGGATTACTGGACGATACATGGATTATG gCCTGATAAAAGTGAAGAATGTAACCGGTCGTGGCACTTTAATTTAGAAGAGATCAAG GACCTTTTGCCAGACATGAAGATATACTGGCCTGATGTCACCCATCCACCGAATCACAGCCACTTCTG GAAGCATGAGTGGGAGAAGCATGGGACCTGTGCAGCCCAGTTGGACGTCCTCAATTCCCAGAAGAAATACTTCGGCAAAAGTCTGGATCTGTATAAGGAGCTGTCCCTGAACAG TATGCTCCAAAAATTGGGGATAAAACCGTCTATCAATTACTACCAG ATTTCAGATATTAAAGATGCCCTCGCCAGTGTCTACGGAGTCATACCGAAAGTCCAGTGTCTTCCGCCAAGACAG GGTGAGGAGGTGCAAACCATCGGACAGATAGAGCTGTGCCTCACCAAGGACCTGCAGCTGCGAAACTGTACGGAGCACGGGGAGCCGCGGTCCCGCAGGTGGGGGGACGCCTGGCCGGCCAGGGCCACCGCCGAGGGCCCAGGGCTGGAGGTCTGTGAGGACGGCCCCGCCTTTTACCCCCCACCCAAAGAGACCAATCACTGA